ctgacaaacaagatCATTTGAAGCTAAATGTGGTATCATCtgtacctgctcctaattttcatcatgcatgtaatgttgagattattattaTTGAGATTATTtatagacatgtccagcaggtggctggattttttgtattttgtattaaTTTTGTATTAATTTCTGGCATTAGAGTTTACCATGTTTTAATGTTTATCCTCATTGTCCTTTTAATTTGGAGCTATTCAAGATGATGGCATTAAAGCAGATTTTGATTAATTGTGTTAAACTGGAGAGGGATGGATCTGTCTAGCTAGCTAAGTATTAATTTTAAAGAGCCACATATGTTCAGTTCTGATCAGATTCTGATACATAAATGCCAATACTAATACAGATTCCCACACAAAGGCTCCTTCTGACCCTGTTAAAACTTACGTCCCGTGCAGACACTGGATATGAGCttgctctgtgttcccagggttaaCTAGAAGTTGGCAAACTTTTCTGCTCCACAGTCACAAACACAGCCGCACATGTTAAATGTGAAATGGTGTAAAACAGCTTTGATTCATTAAGTCTTTTTTCATCCAGGTTTAATTCTCAAATGGATTTTCAACTAAAAATAGTCAGGGCTGTtatgatttaaatcagctgatttaaatcatGATTTAAATCGCCGTAAAAcaaaaagtccaaaaaaaaaaacaaaacaaaaaaaattattttctttttagAAATCACTACTTAAAACATCACCGACATATGAAATAAATCagaagtaccattaattaatggtacttgtacatgttgtatgtgcacctttatgttttaactTTTCACTGAGGATTGTAACTAATTAtatttgtatagtctcatttacaaaactgaaagaaataaaaaaatgaaacaagtctattaaaatcaataaaagtctgtttaaattgaaaaaataaaaaatcattactttttaggggaaaaaagtcttttttttattttttaaattagccCTGAAAATAATCTTGTTCACAATAAGCCAagtattaaaggggtcatgtagTGCAAAAAAAGTTTTTAATCTGCATTTTCATGTGCTTGGGGTTTAATGTTAAACATCTCAAAAGTCCCACAGTTTTGAGTGTTTTCACAAAGCCTCCCCTGCTGTATGTATTATTTTGACCTGACATAGGTTGTTCgggacctctgtgacatatgcaaAAGAAATACCCCTGAAAGTGCAGAGATGGTGTAATTTTACCTTGGATCTGTGATGTTGATGACAAGAATAAGAAAAGATTATGCCTACACAGAGGTGAATACGAAAATTGTAGTGTTTTTCTTGGTCAAATTTAGTTTTGAGCTGCTTTTTCCTGAATTGTGCAAAAGTGACATTGAGCAGCGTTTGAGCTGAAGTTCAGTGTCAGCACCTgcataaaacaacacaaaatgaAATAACTGTCACTAATGAGAGATAATAATTTCTAAGGTTGATCTCAGATGTCTGTATTTTTTGCTATCTGCCTTCACATACTTCACTATTCAACCCAAATGTATTAGGGTTGTAATGTAAGTTTTATCTGTAACAGGTACCTCAAGGTTAAAATCTCACAGAAGGTGGAACTCTCCTAGAGAACACTTTATCCTATGTCCAATTTTATTATGAACAGGTGTGTTCAAATGACAGCCTTCACTCTGTACCAAAACAAGATGTCCCAGGTCCAGGGCCGTGACCCGGCCTTCTTGGAAGCCATTGACAAAAACATGCAGATCCCCAAGCATCTGAGTGTTGGCCCCGGACCACACTGGCAGGAGGGAGAAGTGGAGACGCCACCACCTGCTTATACCATGCAAGTCCCTGATCGGTTGACCTACACAGGTAGGTTGAGTTTTCCTACAACTGCACGAAAAACGTGAGTGTGGCAGGAATAGGTGTTCACACAATTAAGCCGCTGAAAGGAAACATGGGCTATCCCACAAAATTTACATTTCTCAGATAACTAATACTAAACTTTGCATTGGCATCTTAATGTGCTTTTTGTCTTCTAATATGCCTTGCACTAGTCAccaattttatacacacacatgcagcgCATACCAGAAAATTAGAATGTTATGaaaaagtttagtttttttttttttttttttgtcatgtcagAGAGTGAAAATTTTATGTTTCAGTACATGGAAAGTAAAATGTTTCGATCATTTAAAAAAAGTATTCTCattttgataattacagcctATAGCTCCAAAAAATAGAAGATGCATATCCTAAAATATTGGAATATTTTATTTCAGGTCAGTATTTATGCAGTATGAATACCATGAATCTCTCAAATCTGGTTCTGTCCTCAGAACCACAATTATGGGGAAGAATGTTGAagtgacagttgtccagaagtcACTCACAGATGCTTTCCTCATGGAGGTTAAGCCACAGAAGGTTATCAGTGAAAGCTCTGACTGTTTTTCCTGGAGAAACAGACACAGCCCTTAGacttccatccaagtactaaccaggaaccATTCTGTTTAGCTTTTTAGATGTGACAGGATTGGGCTTACAGATCAGGCTTACATCGTAGGCAGACTCTGCTCACAGATCTCTAGTTACATTTAGAAATAATGGAATTTAGTGGGTAAATACTACAGTCAGTGTTTTTGTCTGAAATCTATCAGTGCTGCCCGTGATTTGAATGAACTCAGATCAGTGTTGTTAGGGTTTCAAAAACTGCTTTGTGTTTTGATATCTCAAATCCAGAAGCTCCTGATATGAGTCCCAGACCTTTGTTCACACCTTCCAAATCAGCTCTGGGTCTGGAGCAGAGGTGGGAGGATCCAGCAGCCTCCAGGGATGGAGACCCCTACAGAGAAATCATACAGGTAGCATGTTATTGCATTATGGCAGGAAAATTGTATACGCATGAAGAGGATATGAGGCCTTGTCATAAAATATTAAGAAGATGACTGTGTATGTTGTTTAATAATGTAATTATTACTTTTTATGTGAATGATATTATAAATGGTGGATCTTAAATTCACATGACCTGAGAGTTACTGGTCATGCTCTGTATGAACAGTTGGACATGGCAGTAAGTTTAGTAGCACTACATGCAGTGTTGACCTTTCAATAATTTACTCATGTGTTGCAGTTTTAGCCCTAAAAACGTATGCCTGTGGAAGACCTTTTATGCAATACCAAATCTCAGTGTCATCATAATGGACCgttttgaaaagagctgcatttatatagcccttttcccCAACGCGTTTTACAGTGATAACTTGCATTCATACATACTCAAATCTTGATGTCgacctgctgccatgcaagatgctcagCTGCACACCGTGAGAACTTTAGGGATTCAGGACTTTCCCTGAGGGACCTTACTGACTTTTCCAGTCTGATGGAAAATGGAATTAagcatcctctggtcacaagccttcCTCACTAACCTCATGATTTCTAACTTCTCAGAAAGGTCATTTACAATGACTTATAAAATAAGTGAGATTTTTGTCTTTGTCAAAGCAGGATGGAGGTTGTCTGATCACCACTGTAAGCATGAGCATACAGTCTAGATGAGACAAAAAGTTAAAATCGACACTCTGGTCCTTCGTAGGTTGGCTGAGGTTATTGTGTACCCAAGCTTGTTAACCTTAGCTAACTTGGTAATTTCAAGATAGGTGGGTGTAGTCTGGCTTCATTTATAGGATGGGCTGAGTATTTGGTGGAGTAGGGTCAATCAAGTCAGGACTCTAAGCAATTCCTTGAGGTGGTGGATTTGTCATTCTATGttcccaaccttcctttctccagGTCCAAGtagaactagagacattcatcacgaaatgccccacgcgcagtattattttccatggaaAGTACAATAATATGTatttgtatggggtgggtatttggttgaagtcttatgtgtttgatgtaaactgggatatacaatgaaaaaattggagctTGGCATaatagtgaccataaaaagttggtcacggtcgccagccttcaaaacaaatgcaaccactggtgaccttgaaacagaggtcaaggtcaccggccttcaaacccatgcgaagtactcctccaaggcatgtacccaccaaataggaagtttctgtgagcagtaGGTGCTGAGCTACtttgcggcgaaggatttgacagttgtgacaactggtgaccttcaaaagtaggtcaaggtcaccggccttcgaacccatgcaaagtactcctccaaggcatgcacACATCAAATAggaagtttttgcgagcaataagtgccgagctacgttgcggcgaatgAATTGCGGCTGGACAGACGGACGGGTAAATGAACTGactgacggacggacggacaacccggatgctatatgccccgcctcacGGCGCAAGCGCTGCACGGGGCATAAAAATATCAACTAGCGAGTGTGAGTTTGGCACTGCATCAGCATGAAGACTGCAGGAACCGCTCAGTGTCCAGACAGAGTTGTTGGATTATTTGTACCCTATTCAGCTTGAGTGCTATGTATCTATTTTGAACATCGGAATGTGTTTGGCAGTGGTACTCACTGTTACTTGTTTTCTGAGATTTGTTTGGCTCGGGAAGCAAATTCCCGAGCCAAACAAATCTCAGCATCAGAAACAAACGTGCAGCAACTAGGTAACTGCAATTACTGTGTAGTTACGTATGCGTTAtgtgaccacaaaaaaaaaaattccaccttTGCTTCAGAGATGTAAAATTTTTGATGTCTTGTGTGATCACTTCTTGACCTTTTTTCATACCTCTCTTGCGGTACGACAGACTCCTATACGGAGATCCTATAGTGACCAAAGCTTTGGCCGAACGCCGCCTGGCACACCAACCCAGCTGAAACAAGCACTGGCTCAGCCCAGACACCCATCCAGCTTGTAAGTAACAAATATTgttaataccaaaaaaaaaaaaaaaaaaacttgggtcagtatggaaaatgcaaattaaaaaaaaataaccaaacaaaagaaaaactgcagtgatcttttcatttattttaacttctctttcattgcagacagtatgaacttgagatatttattgttttgtgtggtcaagttAATTTCATttactgcatttcaggcctgcagcattttccaaaaaaagttgggacaccaAAGAAttgaccactttgtaatgttgccattccttctcacagcaATTAAGATGTTTGGCCTTGAGGACACGAAATGATtaagcatttcaggtgttattttgtctcatTCTTCCTACAAACATGTCTTAAGGTGTGCAAGGGTATGGGTTTGTTGTAGTtgaatttttcatttcaaaattctacacattctCTGTTGGGAACAGGTCCAGATGATCCCTTTCATCTTTGGTCTGGCATCCATTACTTTCAAAACAGATCTaaaatactgatttgtctgatcacaatacAATTTCCACTGTGTCACGGTTCAACCCAGATACCTCTGAGCCCAAAGAAGTTGACTCTGATTCTGAACAAGGCTAacgtaagactttttttttttttgcacagaaaaGTTTTaactggcatttgtgaatgtcatGGTATACTGTGGTGCTTGactaaggtttcccaaagtaatccttgTCAGTatagttatatcagctattgatgaatgactgttcctCATGCAGTGCATCAAGAACatgattatttaattttttttttttttttaaacctcattACTGGCCCTAAATTTCCACCATTCCAACTTTTTTTTGGAATgagttgcaggccttaaatgcaggaatataTATTGACAAATTAATAAAGTTGATCATATCTTTAGTTCATATGGTCTGCAATGAAGGAGaactcaaagtaaatgtcagaatcATTGCAAGGGCTTCCCCACCCCTTTCATTTTCTTTACCATAATGTCACAACTGTCTCTGATTTGGGTTTGTACTTTCATGTCTGACTGGTTTCACCTTGCTTATGAAGAAAACAAATAAGTCCTAAACAGTGGATATAATCACTCTGAAAATGGTTTCCAGCCAGCTTTTTCTTCATGTTTGTGAAGAGACAGAAAACCAGTGGAGGTAAATCAGTTGAGAATGATGGGTGTTGAATGACTGTAGGTAGGTGTTGTCCTGATAAAACAAGATACCCTGTGTCGACTTTCCCAGGCCTGGTAGCTTGATACCCATGTATAGCTGCTTTAACATTTTGGCAGAGCATTACTGGTTTATGGTCTGgctcttgttgttgtttttgttttgtttttttgttttttgggtttttttttttaacaatatttttatttgttttaacagTTAAAGTACTGTCACATTGAACAAAATTATATATGAAATATAAGagaacccaaacaaacaaaacaaaaatacatgaaGCAGTTCAACCTTAGAATTGGCAACATATTTGCCTAATTAAGTAGCCATACATGTAAaaaatgtataataataataataatttttataaataaatatatatataaagggggtGGGTGGAGTGGCGAAAAACTAAGCGCTATTGCTCTCCCATACATAGAtcagattttcttttctttttttccctctctcttctccttctctccctcccttccctttccttttttccccttttccTTCCCCCTTTCctccctttttcttttttccttttcttcccTCTCTCCTCCCTTCCCTTTTTCTCTCTCCTTTTTCTTTCCTCTTCTTTCCCTTTATAAATGTTAGTTAATCCATTTTAGGATTTGTTAGTTACTTTAAGTGTATTTGAAtaaaagagagaagaaaaaaaaaaggaatcacaATTTGTCTATATAGCTAGAATAGAAAGTTGAGAGCATAATTAAATTCCATCATCATACCACCCAGCCCCAATAAATGGTGTCACATATATGAATTGtacaattaaaacaaaaatattcCCAGATTAATTTCAATATTTTCTCCTCATTATTTCCTATATTTAGATTACCAGCAAAAACCTTAAATGGGCCCCACATATCTTCAAATAGCTTTAATTTCCCTTTCCTAATACATGTAATTTTTTCCAGTGGAAAGACGATAAGCATTTGTTTTACCCAGTGTATCATCTTGGGCCTATGAGTCTTTTTCAAAAATATTGCAGTTGTTCTTTTTGCTTGTAAGAAACACATATTAATCATGATTTGTTCACACTTGGTAAACGTGTGTCTTTCAGGATAAATTCCTAAAATAAACATTGCAGGATTTGTTGAAACCTTCTTGGAAATGATTATTTCTACTGCCGTTCTAACCTCCTCCCAAAAAAGTCTTTTCTATGGACATTGCCACATACAGTGGAATAATGTTCCTTTAGCATCAGTGCACTTACTACATACATCTGATATATTACTATTATAACGGTTCAATTTGACTGGTGTTACATAAGTTCTCATAAGCCATTTGTATTGGATAAGTCTAAATCGAGTATTAAGTAATTGTTTGTGTGCTTTGTTACACGCAGATTCCCAGTCTTCCATTGATATGTTTATTTCAAGATCTTCAATCCATGCCCTCAGCTTAGAGTTACAGTTTTCCTTTGAATTAGAAAGCAAAAAATTATATAGCTCTGACACTGCACCCTTGCTAAAACTATTTTTAGAGATAATTTTTTCTAATGTCTTTTTAGGTTTGTGAAGTTTGCTATCCAGGTTGGTTCTAAAAACTCCTCAGTTGaaggaatttaaaaaaatatttttgatcTATATTGTACTTATGTGCCAGTTCCTCAAAAGACATTAGGGATTCTGAATGCGACTTGAATAAATCCTGCAATGATTTCAGCCCTCGTGATGCCCAATCTTTAAAAATGCTGTCTGCTCTTCCAGGGATAAAATACTTGTTTCCCCAAATTGGAGAGTATAAAGATAACCCACTTGGCTCATTGATGTATTTACAGACTTTTATTGTGTGCTTTACtattggattgtttttttttttttttattagattaGTAATCTTATCTCAGTAAAAGTATTGAGGCAATGGTAAATCTAAGCCTTCTGATTCCATTTCTTTCCATTGTGGGGCATTAtttgtttcaaaataaaatttgaGTGATCTTAATTGTATAGCCCAGTAATACAGAATTATATTTGGACACTTTAAACCTCCCTGATTATATGGTAGGTGCAATAATGATAATCTAATTCGAGCTTTATTATTTTTCCAAATAAAtgaaattattttgttttatttttgtaggtGGGGGTAGTGGCACATTCTGAAAAAGGTATAACATTTTGGGGAGTATATTCATTTTTATAACATTAATTCTTCCTATTAAAGACAGTGGTAATGTCATCCACCAATCAATCGAACTCATTACATCATTCATTAAAGACTCAGAGTTAACAAGAAGATTGATTTTGCGTCTGATATCAATACCTAAATATGTGAAGTTATCAACCACTTTAAAGGACAAAACCTGAGAGTCAGGATTACTGGCATCTTTTTCATCAAGTAATAAGATGGCGGATTTGCTCTTATTAATGGTATAACCTGAAGCCAAACTAAAGGCTCTTATCAATTTTATGATTGTTGGAATTGTTCTACTAATGTTTGAAATAAAAAGGataatgtcatctgcatataATGCTATTTTATGTTCAGTTTGGTGTACAGGTATTCCACATATGTCAGGATGTTTTCTAATGGCAATGGCTAAAGGTTCTATTGCCAATGTGAAAAGGAGAGGTGACAGAGGGCAGCCCTGTCTACATCCCCTCTTTATTTCAATTGGCtgtgaaatatttttatttgttagtatTTCTGCAGTAGAATTTAAATACAGCAATCGAACCCATTTTAGAAAATTATTTCCATAGCCGAATCGTCCCAAAACACTAAACAGATAAGGCCACTCAACCTTATCAAAGGCCTTTTCGGCATCTAAAGATAAAAGGGCCTTATCTACAGTACTGTCCAAACCTTGAATAATATTAAGAACCCTCCTAACATTATGAAACCCCTGTCGTCCCAAGAGAAATCCATTTTGATCCCTATGTATAACATAAGGTAATGTTTCTTGGAGTCGCATTgctagaattttacataaaatttTTAAATCTGCATTTAGGAGACTTATTGGTCTCATATTTCCACAACAATTGTTTGGTTTACCAGGTTTGGGTAGTAAGGTTATTAGTGCTGCTGTCATTGATTTTGGTAGACGTCCGTATTGGAATGCTTCCAAAAACATATCCAGCAGAGGTTTGAGTAATTTTGACTTGAATTTTTTATAAAAGTCTATTGGAACTCCATCAGGCCCAGGAGTTTTTCCTGCCCTCATACCATCAATGGCCTTACTAATTTCTTTTTTCATCCAAACTGGCTTCGAGCCTTTCAATTAAATCCTTTGGGATTTGAGGAATTTCCAAagtgtttaaaaacacatttttataaTTAGAGCCTTTCTCTGAAGTATATAATTTTTTATAGAATTCTCTGAACTCTTGGTTTATTTCTATAGGATCAGTCAAAGTCACGCCGTTATTCTTAATAATAGAAGTGATTGCTTTCCTTGTCTCTAATTGTTTGATTTGCCATGCCAACAATGACCCTGTTTTTTCCCCCTGTTCATAAAATGTCTGATTAAGCCTGATAATATCAGAAGCTGCTCTATCAGCAGATAGTTTTTTATATTCTGCTTTTAGTGTTAGTAGTTCTTTTTCAGCattagtgttattattatttattaattggttttcaagtatttttattttggtcTCAAGAATCAATCTCTTTTCCCGAAATTCTTTAGATTTAGACGAGGTGTAACTAATTATGTGACCTCTCAACACGGCTTTAAATGCCTCCTACTTTATTACAGCATTTGTTTCAGATGTGTTATCTTCAAAGTAGTTttcgattatcttgtcaatatacTGGAGAAAATCATCATCCAACAACAATTTTTGTCTTAGACTCCATCTTGGTGGATCTTTAACAAGAGAATCATCTATTAAAATAATGCCACATGGTCCATGATCTGACAATAATATGCTCTCATAGAAGCAATCCTCAATTTTTGACAGTAGGGAAGCTGTAATTAAAAAGTAATCAATACGAGAAAAGGTTCGGTGTGTCCCAGAATAGCAAGAAAAGACTATCATTGGGTTTTAAATGCCTCCATATGTCAATTAAATTTAGCTCATTCATAAAATTTTTGATAGTTATCCTACTTTTACTATGGGTGTTATCTACACCAGTAGATCGGTCCTTAATTGGTTCCAGGGTGCAATTCCGATCGCCTGCAATTATATATGCCCCTGGAAGATTAGAGTCAAAAAAAGATCAGTAAAACATTTTTGATCATCTGTATTTGGACCATATATATTCACCAAATTTAAATTAGTTTTAAGGAGTGCACCTTGGACAATTAAATACCTTCCAAATTTATCTTCAATTACACCAGATACTTGAAATGGAACTGAGTTATGGATGAGAGTCATGACTCACCTAGCTTGTGAGTTAAAAGATGCTGCATATACCTCCTCCTGCCATCTCCTTCTTATTTTGAGGAGATCCTCCTTAATAGTATGAGTCTCCTGTAAAAATATAATTTTTGCACAAGAATCTTTTAGCTGGTTCATTACTTGTTTCAACTTTCttattttctgtaaacctctacaATTCCAGGATGtacattttagttttaattttTGTGACATTCAAACATAAACATTTTAATTTTGATGGCTGACTGTATGAAAAGGTTGACtgctaaactaaaaaaaaaatacaatgaacACCCTGAACTCTAATAGTAAGAATGAACCCCATCCCCACATCAAGTGGTTCTTCCCCCTGCTTATGTAACTCCCTTGTCTTTGGGACAGATCTTAAACTTGATCAATCCCCTTGACTTTGTGGCATTAATCACAATtctgaagtaaaaataaataaaaataccaaaGAAAAAAACGAGCTCCTCTGCTCTTTCTAACATAAATATTGAATCTCTGCTTTTATAGAAAATTGGCCTCATAAAAATAAATCTGAGTATTAGAGAAAGTTAACCATATtcaatgcaaaataaaataacacaTTAATGTGCAATCTTGCCTTACCAAAATCCAAATATAACATTTATGAATTAGTTAGGCATAAACCgtcataaaaaaaaatggctaaacaaataaaacagaagtttgAACAGTACTTTGCAAAACATGTAGCACATTGTACCCTAACTCATCTAGTGAGAGCTTTCTCCCTCAATGCTACAAATGAACTCTTCTACCTGTGACGCGTTGTCAAACGTGAAAGTACGTTCTTTGTGTGTTACCAGCAATTTAGTGGGCAGTCTTATTCCATGTCTCAGTCCCATCTGCCTCCTCTGTTTGTGCACCTCCGTGGCAAAATCATTGTAGAGCCGAACTTTGACGTTCTTGTACAAAAAGTCTGTTTTCTTTCTTGCGGCGTTCATCACAGCAACTTTTTGTTTATAGTTCAGAAACTTCATTATTAGCGGTCTTGGCGGGTCCTCCGTACCTCGCTTTGGTCCGATGCGGTGTGCTCTCTCCAGTACCAAGGGCTCTCGCAGCGGTGCCATATCCAGCGCCTCCGGTAGCCAGTTCTCGAGAAATGCACACGGATCCGGCCCCTCAGCCCCCTCTGGCAAAGAAACCAGGCGTGCATTGCAAAGGCATGATCTTGTCTCCATGTCAATCACCTTTTCTTCCAGGACTCGGTTTCTCTTTTCCAGCTTCTCCACCTTGCCTTTGAGTGTGCTGCACTCATCCTCCACAGTGGCGACGCACACCTCCGCCTCACTGATCCTCTTGGTGCAGTCACCCAGTTGTTTCGCGGTGTCCTCTGCCGCTTTCAAGATACCATTCAGTTTGTCGTTAAACTCAGATTTTAGGTCTCCCACAGCTTTCAGGATTTCATTCTTAACGAGCTTGAGTTCACTGTCACAAACCGCATTGGCTTCAGCATTGGTTTCGGGCATAGCGCTAGCCTCTTAGGATGCATTAGCTTCTTCCTCCAATTGGCTAGTAGCATCCTTGCTAGTTTTCGACTCCAGAGGTTTCCCAAAGTCCGAAAGCTTTGACTGTGTTAACAGTTTTCCCCTTCTCTTTTGTAATCTTTGGGTTGGTCGGCATTATCTCTTCATATAACTGCTCACAATTATGTTAGCAAATCAATTTACAGCAGGATTTTATACAAAATGATCAGAGCAAAGTCACGCACGTCTGTTTAGTTTGCGGCCATTACCGGAAGTCACGTCTGGCTCTTGTTAATGTAGAAATAATGACTGTTTATCAGTTCAATGG
This genomic window from Thalassophryne amazonica chromosome 9, fThaAma1.1, whole genome shotgun sequence contains:
- the LOC117517017 gene encoding mitochondrial fission factor isoform X4; the protein is MTAFTLYQNKMSQVQGRDPAFLEAIDKNMQIPKHLSVGPGPHWQEGEVETPPPAYTMQVPDRLTYTEAPDMSPRPLFTPSKSALGLEQRWEDPAASRDGDPYREIIQTPIRRSYSDQSFGRTPPGTPTQLKQALAQPRHPSSLFRNQVMPPPPVTSTAQPAASARVEGNQKRAMESWSPEEGATAVEFIVLRRQVMKMSRRLAALERHSAELRNTEVVLFSLLISACLLNAWLWMRR
- the LOC117517017 gene encoding mitochondrial fission factor isoform X3 produces the protein MTAFTLYQNKMSQVQGRDPAFLEAIDKNMQIPKHLSVGPGPHWQEGEVETPPPAYTMQVPDRLTYTEAPDMSPRPLFTPSKSALGLEQRWEDPAASRDGDPYREIIQTPIRRSYSDQSFGRTPPGTPTQLKQALAQPRHPSSFSSGASGSPPHQRSSVLPPQVPPPFGTPLSLLSPQSMLQAATQLGLQASQHLLQTVSQKYRAMESWSPEEGATAVEFIVLRRQVMKMSRRLAALERHSAELRNTEVVLFSLLISACLLNAWLWMRR